One genomic region from uncultured Subdoligranulum sp. encodes:
- a CDS encoding glucosyltransferase domain-containing protein has product MLCMACSLGGYQAYVGIAAGLTLLTLMLACLRTEPLRPVLARVGAMLGVGVLGGILYFGVVKLEQLHYGTTMADYCGADQISAGKSLSLLVPSLQHAYSDFFLYCRMETGHIGEALWMLLVASALFVVLWRLRALLRHPVHLALLVASAVLLPLAFNVIDVIATDVRVDRLMSYPMQLLLPFCFALWTLPETKTLRRTRRAAATLLMTAVCWLFALSANATYRTVELSYHYVGSLTDAILDQVLADPAYTADTKLLMAGFPDESRVQASNGLYWYSQYQRSPLFWGGTHGILDCWPTYLYDYHGIDTHGVTLEEYENIVGSQEFAAMPVWPAQGSIAPFGDTLVVKLQENPPQ; this is encoded by the coding sequence GTGCTCTGCATGGCCTGCTCCCTGGGGGGCTACCAGGCCTATGTGGGCATCGCCGCCGGGCTTACGCTGCTCACCCTCATGCTGGCCTGCCTGCGCACCGAACCCCTGCGCCCCGTGCTGGCCCGGGTGGGCGCCATGCTGGGAGTGGGGGTGCTGGGCGGCATCCTCTACTTCGGGGTGGTCAAGCTGGAACAGCTCCACTACGGCACCACCATGGCGGACTACTGCGGCGCCGACCAGATCAGCGCCGGCAAGAGTCTTTCGCTGCTGGTGCCCTCCCTGCAGCACGCCTACAGCGACTTTTTCCTCTACTGCCGCATGGAGACCGGCCACATCGGCGAGGCCCTCTGGATGCTGCTGGTGGCCAGCGCCCTCTTTGTGGTGCTGTGGCGGCTGCGGGCGCTGCTGCGCCATCCCGTCCACCTGGCGCTGCTGGTAGCGTCGGCGGTGCTGCTGCCCCTGGCCTTCAACGTCATCGATGTCATCGCCACCGACGTGCGGGTGGACCGCCTCATGTCCTACCCCATGCAGCTGCTGCTGCCCTTCTGCTTTGCGCTGTGGACGCTGCCCGAAACCAAAACCTTGCGCCGCACCCGCCGCGCCGCCGCCACCCTGCTGATGACCGCCGTCTGCTGGCTGTTCGCCCTGTCGGCCAACGCCACCTACCGCACGGTGGAGCTCTCCTACCACTATGTGGGCAGCCTCACCGACGCCATCCTCGACCAGGTGCTGGCCGACCCCGCCTACACCGCCGACACCAAACTGCTCATGGCCGGCTTCCCCGACGAAAGCCGGGTCCAGGCGTCCAACGGGCTGTACTGGTACAGCCAGTACCAGCGGTCGCCGCTGTTCTGGGGCGGCACCCACGGCATCCTGGACTGCTGGCCCACCTACCTCTACGACTACCACGGCATCGATACCCACGGCGTCACGCTGGAGGAGTACGAGAACATCGTGGGCAGCCAGGAATTCGCCGCCATGCCGGTCTGGCCTGCCCAGGGCAGCATCGCCCCCTTCGGCGATACCCTGGTGGTAAAACTCCAGGAGAACCCGCCCCAATAA
- a CDS encoding pyridoxamine 5'-phosphate oxidase family protein: MRRKDREVTDFAAMVEIVKACGVCRLGMQDGEGVYMVPLNFGYAVEQGQLVLYFHGADAGKKLALLRQNPAASFEMDTGHKLVPGEKADDYTYAYRSVLGRGSVELLEGRDARLGGLNRIMEHYSGRGDWTVEDAMLDRTAVYRLRVSSWTAKEHKVP; encoded by the coding sequence ATGCGCAGAAAGGACCGGGAGGTCACGGATTTTGCGGCCATGGTGGAGATTGTGAAGGCCTGCGGCGTCTGCCGGCTGGGAATGCAGGACGGCGAGGGCGTCTATATGGTGCCGCTGAACTTCGGCTATGCGGTGGAACAGGGGCAGCTGGTGCTCTATTTCCACGGAGCGGACGCCGGCAAAAAGCTGGCGCTATTGCGGCAAAACCCCGCCGCCAGCTTTGAGATGGACACCGGCCATAAGCTGGTGCCGGGGGAAAAGGCGGACGACTACACCTACGCCTACCGCAGCGTGCTGGGCCGGGGCAGCGTGGAGCTCCTGGAGGGCCGGGACGCCCGGCTCGGGGGGCTCAACCGCATCATGGAGCACTACTCCGGCCGGGGAGACTGGACGGTGGAAGACGCCATGCTGGACCGCACGGCGGTCTACCGGCTGCGGGTGAGCAGCTGGACCGCCAAGGAGCACAAGGTACCGTAA
- a CDS encoding sigma-70 family RNA polymerase sigma factor — MDQAELEALVLAQYDTIYAYCWRHVGQQELARDLTQTTFLRFWQHRDRYRHDGRELNYLYTIAGNLCKDWCKRKKPVALEDLPESQRDPGAPAPDRDTALTVRAALAALPFEQRNALLLCYEQGFTAAEIAAITHTTVPAVRYRLHRAKRRLEQLLKEELP; from the coding sequence ATGGACCAGGCGGAACTGGAAGCGCTGGTACTGGCGCAGTATGATACAATCTACGCCTATTGCTGGCGGCATGTGGGGCAGCAGGAGCTGGCCCGGGACCTGACCCAGACCACCTTTCTGCGGTTCTGGCAGCACCGGGACCGCTACCGCCACGACGGGCGGGAGCTGAACTACCTGTACACCATTGCGGGCAACCTCTGCAAGGACTGGTGCAAGCGGAAAAAGCCGGTGGCTCTGGAAGACCTGCCGGAGAGCCAGCGGGACCCCGGGGCGCCCGCCCCCGACCGGGACACCGCCCTGACGGTGCGGGCCGCCCTGGCCGCGCTGCCCTTTGAGCAGCGCAACGCCCTGCTGCTCTGCTACGAGCAGGGCTTCACCGCCGCCGAGATCGCCGCCATCACCCACACCACGGTGCCCGCCGTGCGTTACCGGCTGCACCGGGCGAAACGCCGTTTGGAGCAACTGCTGAAGGAGGAACTGCCATGA
- a CDS encoding ABC transporter ATP-binding protein, producing the protein MRTLQTQHLTKRYGHFTAVRDLSLTLDSGVYGLLGANGAGKTTLMRMLCGILDPTEGTVRCDGADIRRLGEDYRALLGYLPQDFGCYPDFTGAEFLRYIAALKGLTRAETARRTQQLLEQVGLADAGRKKLRAYSGGMRQRLGIAQAMLNDPEILILDEPTAGLDPRERVRFRNLIADYAKGRIVLLSTHIVSDVEAIADRILLMKNGAIADEGTVAELSENARGKVWTVHTDGETAAKLEAVYNVANLRHEGQGVELRLITADPPAGAAPADPTLEDVYLWHFAGEERP; encoded by the coding sequence ATGCGCACCTTACAGACCCAACATCTGACCAAACGCTACGGCCATTTTACCGCCGTCCGGGACCTGTCGCTGACGCTGGACAGCGGCGTCTACGGCCTGCTGGGCGCCAACGGCGCCGGCAAAACCACCCTGATGCGGATGCTCTGCGGCATCCTGGACCCCACCGAGGGCACCGTCCGCTGCGACGGGGCGGATATCCGCCGCCTGGGGGAGGACTACCGGGCCCTTTTGGGCTACCTGCCCCAGGACTTCGGCTGCTACCCCGACTTCACGGGGGCGGAGTTTTTGCGCTACATCGCGGCCCTGAAGGGGCTGACCCGGGCCGAGACCGCCCGCCGCACCCAACAGCTCCTTGAGCAGGTGGGGCTGGCCGACGCCGGGCGCAAAAAGCTGCGGGCCTACTCGGGGGGCATGCGGCAGCGGCTGGGCATCGCCCAGGCTATGCTCAACGACCCCGAGATCCTCATCCTGGACGAACCCACCGCGGGACTGGACCCCCGGGAACGGGTGCGGTTCCGCAACCTCATCGCCGACTACGCCAAGGGCCGCATTGTGCTGCTCTCCACCCACATCGTCTCCGACGTGGAGGCCATCGCCGACCGCATTTTGCTGATGAAAAACGGTGCCATCGCCGACGAGGGCACCGTGGCGGAACTTTCCGAAAACGCCCGGGGCAAGGTGTGGACGGTGCACACCGACGGGGAGACCGCCGCCAAACTGGAAGCGGTCTACAATGTGGCGAACCTGCGCCACGAGGGGCAGGGGGTGGAGCTGCGGCTCATCACGGCGGACCCGCCGGCGGGGGCCGCCCCCGCCGACCCCACGCTGGAGGATGTCTATCTGTGGCATTTTGCCGGGGAGGAAAGACCATGA